The sequence AGGTTTGAATTGCACAACTGCctctcattttcattataaATCAtagaatttcttttaataCTCTGCTCATGGTCGTGGTTCTCTCCCATTGTTCAGTAAAGGTGTTCAGCGGCTTTAAATACAGGGAAAAGCGCGTTACTGCTAATTATTAAGCTTATTTTGCTTTGTGTGAGACAACTAATTGGCCGTGAAAAGCTTTAGGTGATTGAGTCTCTTGAAGTACAAAGACAAAAAGACTTCAATAGATagacagaaaaaaaacttttcttgaGAAGCTTAAGAATTAGTTCCAAGTAGCTTCTAATAAACCGATGAACGCAAATGAAGTTCCCTTCGCGGTAGATGGCAGTAGCTATCGGCAGTCACTAGGAAAAGTGAGTTTAGCACAGATATGCTGTGGGCGCTATCCCAATGTGGGCAAAGCGCGTGAACATCACGACGCGCCTTCCCGTTAAATTTTGTACCATCAAGGGCGCGTCTTCACTCGAGATGCGCGTTCTTTTGCTGGTTCTTTTCACTGAGGGCACAGAATATGATACCCACAGTATGACAAGTTTTAATCGAGATAGTTTGACGTTCGTTTTTTACTTTGAATATACTCGTAGtctttttactttttgagtataaaaaaaaaatgactagcaaaataaaattagtagtctaaaaaagaaagctcGCACTCAGGATCGAACTAAGGACCAACAGATTTGCAATCTGCTGCGCTACCACTGCGCCATACGAGCTTTTGAATTATGGTAATTTTGATTATCCTAGAATGTTATATCTCAATATCTCAATATATTTTGGACATCTATGAAACACCCATAAAGCAGCCGCTACCAAACAGACAAGATTCAGTATGTAAGGTAAATACCTTTTTGCACAGTTAAACTACCCAAACTTATTAAAGCTTGATAAATTACTGAAATTCCACCTTTCAGTTAGATTCAGGCCTCATATAGATTAGATATAGGGTACGTAACATTCTGTCAACCAAGTTGTTGGAATGAAAGTCTAAAATGTCATCTATTCGGTAGCACTCATGTTACTAGTATACTGTCACATGCGGTGTAACGTGGGGACATAAAACAGACATCAAATAtaatggaagctgaaatgcaaagatcgataatgtaataggaatgaaacatataaaacgaaAGGAGAAGTAATggtaatattagtatgtagaaatacCGATTCAATTTTGGGGATTCTTATATTCTCGAGAGAATTTCTAGTATAATCTGtatacataatattataggCTTTACCAACAATGGAATTTCGACAATTATCATATTATTCACCAATTAATCACAAGTTGGTAATGAGTTTGATAACAAGTTACTTTCTTAACAACGTTAGTATCGTCAAAACACTCGGTTTTACTCGAGCTTGTAGCACAATAATACCGTGTAGAGTTCTGTATTGTTCTTCTTAGTGCTTGTATATGCTCATCCCGAccttccattttttttttcttggaatcAGTACATAGCAGGTATGAGTTGTTAGAGCTGTTACAAGTTACGGTAAACATTTCAACACACCGTTATTTAACGAATTTATTTGAGAAAGTGGTGTATTTTAAGATATATGTTTGGTTTCGATTGTTGGCAAAGACTATAATATTATGCATATAGGATATACCAAAAATTCTCTCtgaggatataggaatctACAAAATGAATCTacatttcattttattaCGTCATATATGAATACTAGTCAATAGATGATAGttaatttttattctaGCATATATTTAAGTTTGTTTGCGAAACCCTATGCTCTGTTGTTCggatttgaaattttaaaactACATTAATGTGttagtttttctttctttctttctttgtcttgACGTGATTTGGACTTCTGTCTTGCATTCGCGTCCATTCATCTGACCCAATATTCCTTTTGGTTTTGTTATCcttataaaaagaaaggaagcTTCTTAgagggaaaaaaatgatgaagagtAATGccaaaatataaataaataaataaatatgaaaatcattttctatttttaatAGAATAAGAAGAGCATCTTAAGATTacaatttcaagaaatagTTTACACAGTATATCCAATAACTCCAATAAACTACTTTCCTATACAAATTTCTATGGTGGGATTAATAGTAAAACTTCTGTACTTCTCTAATTCACCAAGAAATTAAGGTAAACATCTGGTAAGCACTATCCAGCTTTTTGCTATTACACATATGGCTTTTCTGCAATCATTTCTTCCCATTTTGTCTCAAGCCGTTAGTCTTGAAACCACAGGCGGAGTAGAGTTACTTGATGCGGTATTTTACATGCCTTTTTTCactgcaaaaaaaatgaaatacaTATTTACACGATTTGCAGGACAGTTTACGATAGTGAGTATGCAGAATAGTTAACACCTTTGTTTTATCCTTTTGTGTCTTAATTATATGATATAAAGGCGCCTGGCGTTATCGGATAGTAATAGATGCTAGTTATCAACATTTCACAATTGAAGGAAATAAAGTTGAAGTACTCAACAAAAACTTACTTCAGAATTAAATTTTTGGGGGGAACATAGGCATCCTATGACAGGTGACCACAAGCCCCTCAACGCAATCTAATATTTTACAAAGTGGTAAAATTCTTTCGTTCTTCGTTTTAATATACAGTCATTTATTGATTCTATTACATTAATATTCCTACGCTTCGGCTCACATAATTAACAGGACTTCGAGTCCGTTAAACTTGGGATCAACTAATTTCTACGGATTAGTGCTTATGCCTGATGTACTGCCATATATGGTGTTATGATATCACATAAATGACGAGAAACGGCCATCGAAtttagtggaagctgaaatgtAAGGATtaataatgtaataggatagTAAGTGCCGACGTGTGAAACGAAAGAACGAATTGTAATTTTACCATGTAAAGCTGCCCACTCTTTTTTGGGGATTCCTTTACCTACGAGAGGGCCTGTTAGAATATATGCAATAAAGCCATTCTTATCAGAGATAGACTCCAAACAACCACCTCAAAACCCACTTTTTCCTCAAGTCTGCCTAAACTCAAAAATTATATGATAGATGTTCTCAGGAGAATTGGGTATTCAGAAGAACATTCGTAAGACAGGCCAAAGTAATATGAACTGCCTCTGCTTAATGGAATAACGTGATTTTTGTACCAAATTGCCTATTTCAGATTCGGCGTGCGCTTCCTTTATTCGCATAGCACGCAGAGTACAATGTGGCATTAAACCCTATTGTCCTGCACGGAAGATCCTTGCAGGAATCAAATACTGCCTTTCACTTTGCAACCTCTTAATCACATAGTAGCACCTATAGACACGTATTCTATTCTCTATTATAATGTTGTTCAAGATTGGATATTGGAAACCTTTAGAGCAGTGCAATTTGGCAAGAGATAATTCCAGTATTTAAACAGTGGATAAATATACAATTTCCAAAGCAGTATGCCTTTCCTATGGTTATCATCCTCCTAGGTCTTTGCACATTAGGTTTTCCAAGAACAGCATTCTGTCCCTCCATAATGACAAATTCTACAGTGAGTATTAACACGCCTCCACCATATCTTACTCTAGCTtgtaatgaaaaattaccaaCAGTTATGTCAATTGCTGGATCAGACTCAAGTGGTGGAGCCGGTGTTGAAGCTGATATTAAGACTATCACCGCACACAGATGTTATGCCATGACATGCGTCACTACTTTGACTGCTCAAACTCCAGTGAAGGTGTACGGCGCTCAAAATAtaccaaagaaaatggtatCTCAAATATTAGACGCCAATTTACAGGACATGAAATGTAATGTTATTAAGACTGGCATGCTTACGGTGGATGCAATCGAAGTCTTGCACGAAAAACTTTTGCAACTTGGTGAAAATAGACCCAAGTTAGTAATTGATCCAGTTCTTTGCGCCGCTTCTGACTCTTCTCCAACTGGAAAGGATGTGGTTAGCTTAATcatagaaaaaatttctccTTTTGCCGACATTTTAACTCCTAACATTTCAGACTGTTTCATGTTACTGGGCGAGAACAGAGAAGTTAGCAAACTACAAGACGTTCTTGAAATCGCGAAAGACCTTTCTAGAATCACCAATTGCTCCAATATTTTAGTGAAGGGAGGCCACATTCCATGTGAcgatggaaaagaaaagcataTTACTGACGTTCTTTACTTAGGTGCTGAACAAAAATTCATCACTTTTAAGGGCCAATTCGTTAATACTACACGCACTCATGGCGCTGGATGCACACTGGCTTCTGCTATAGCATCTAACTTGGCTCGCGGTTATTCTCTTTCCCAATCTGTTTATGGTGGTATTGAGTATGTACAGAATGCCATCGCAATTGGCTGTGACGTTACCAAGAAAGCTGTGAAGGTTGGACCAATTAATCACGTTTACGCCGTAGAGATTCCATTAGAAAAAATGCTCACCGACGAATGCTTTACAGCATCTGATGCTGTACCTAAGAAGCCAATCGAAGGTTCTCTTGACAAAATCCCTGGGGGTAGCTTCTTTAATTATCTGATAAATCATCCTAAAGTCAAGCCGCATTGGGATGCCTACGTGAATCACGAATTTGTTAAAAGAGTGGCAGACGGCACATTGGAACGCAAAAAGTTCCagttttttattgaacaaGATTATTT is a genomic window of Saccharomyces cerevisiae S288C chromosome XVI, complete sequence containing:
- the THI22 gene encoding putative phosphomethylpyrimidine kinase (Protein with similarity to hydroxymethylpyrimidine phosphate kinases; member of a gene family with THI20 and THI21; not required for thiamine biosynthesis; SWAT-GFP and mCherry fusion proteins localize to the endoplasmic reticulum and vacuole respectively) encodes the protein MVIILLGLCTLGFPRTAFCPSIMTNSTVSINTPPPYLTLACNEKLPTVMSIAGSDSSGGAGVEADIKTITAHRCYAMTCVTTLTAQTPVKVYGAQNIPKKMVSQILDANLQDMKCNVIKTGMLTVDAIEVLHEKLLQLGENRPKLVIDPVLCAASDSSPTGKDVVSLIIEKISPFADILTPNISDCFMLLGENREVSKLQDVLEIAKDLSRITNCSNILVKGGHIPCDDGKEKHITDVLYLGAEQKFITFKGQFVNTTRTHGAGCTLASAIASNLARGYSLSQSVYGGIEYVQNAIAIGCDVTKKAVKVGPINHVYAVEIPLEKMLTDECFTASDAVPKKPIEGSLDKIPGGSFFNYLINHPKVKPHWDAYVNHEFVKRVADGTLERKKFQFFIEQDYLYLIDYVRVCCVTGSKSPTLEDLEKDLVIADCARNELNEHERRLREEFGVKDPDYLQKIKRGPALRAYCRYLIDISRRGNWQEIVVALNPCLMGYVYAVDKVKDKITAAEGSIYSEWCDTCASSFCYQAVLEGERLMNHILETYPPDQLDSLVTIFARGCELETNFWTAAMEYE